One Brachyspira pilosicoli P43/6/78 genomic window carries:
- the rpoB gene encoding DNA-directed RNA polymerase subunit beta, translated as MSNNIQIDNKVYKERGVEFAKKYRMENGRVNFSRSASVIEPPDLLAIQKESYESFLQKDVPENKRKNEGLQEVLTSIFPIVATNEKMQIEFISYSIGEPKISEKEARRRDKTYAYQFKIKVQLTVRDPERIIEQEIFVGEIPAMTDRGTFIINGAERVVVSQIHRSPGVVFNRSDRDAMFVAKIIPDRGTWLEFELDTKKDIMYVRIDRKKKLPVTVFLRAIGITTNEEILKLFYEIDKISLAKLSDEEKKAALIGRRSYSTVFDKENPEEIILNPGELINQNLAERLLMSGIDEIEVLNMEAIKDNVTIINTLDKDTTKNQKEACTKIYNVIRPGEPALIENVVKTCNDLVFDPKLYALGDVGRYKINKRLNFPESEQDKVLRHKDIIETIRFLIKVFINEEQLDDIDHLGNRRIRSVGELLAMQIKTGFTRMERAAKERMQMQDMEAVTPQSLVSIKVIQAVIKEFYGTSQLSQFMDQNNPLSEITHKRRLNALGPGGLTRDRAGFEVRDVHHTHYGKICPIETPEGPNIGLIVSLATYAKINKHGFLETPYRKVVNGKVTDEIEYLTAHDEERYHIADANAPLNEDGTFKENLISTRYRSEFPYSTPDQVQYMDVSPQQIVSLSSSLIPFLEHDDANRALMGSNMQRQSVPLLFPESPIVGTGVEAKICQPGTGIAVHAKRAGKVIKVVHDEIVIKPTKQNSDDDYDVYELIKYQRTNQDTNYHQRPVVNVGDTVKAGGLLADGPATDHGELALGRNVLAAFMIFEGYNFEDAILLSKRLVQEDVFTSIHIEEFSVEARETKLDKENITRDIPNVPDSAFKNLDERGIVRIGAKVKAGDILVGKVTPKGETEVTPEYRLLHSIFGEKSRDVKDTSLRVPHGKDGTVIDVRVYSRENGDELKPGVEEVVKVFLAKKRIIQEGDKMAGRHGNKGVVARIMPIEDMPYLEDGTPVDICLNPLGVPSRMNIGQVIEMLLGWTGHKMGLKYACPVFEGPKEDELKEAMISAGLNPTGKVKLFDGRTGEPFKNDVAVGYMYMLKLNHLVEDKVHARSTGPYSLVTQQPLGGKSQFGGQRLGEMEVWALEAYGAANMLQEFLTVKSDDMTGRARIYESIVKGDVISSPGIPESFNVLVQELRGLGLNITIHDEEGNQLPSTEKELKKKTKKQTKIFK; from the coding sequence ATGTCTAATAACATTCAGATAGATAATAAAGTATATAAGGAACGCGGAGTAGAATTCGCAAAAAAATACAGAATGGAGAATGGCCGTGTAAACTTTTCACGTTCGGCTTCTGTGATAGAGCCTCCAGATCTCCTCGCTATACAAAAAGAATCTTATGAAAGCTTCCTTCAGAAAGATGTTCCTGAAAATAAAAGAAAAAATGAAGGCTTACAAGAGGTTTTAACTTCTATATTCCCTATAGTGGCAACTAATGAAAAAATGCAAATAGAGTTTATTTCTTACTCTATAGGCGAGCCTAAAATATCTGAAAAAGAAGCTAGAAGAAGAGATAAAACTTATGCTTATCAATTCAAAATAAAAGTACAATTAACTGTAAGAGACCCAGAAAGAATAATAGAACAAGAAATATTTGTTGGTGAAATACCTGCTATGACAGATAGAGGTACATTCATTATTAACGGTGCTGAGAGGGTTGTTGTTTCTCAGATTCATAGGTCTCCTGGTGTTGTATTTAACCGCAGTGATAGAGATGCTATGTTTGTAGCTAAGATTATCCCTGATAGGGGTACTTGGCTCGAGTTTGAACTTGATACCAAAAAAGATATAATGTATGTAAGAATTGACAGAAAGAAAAAACTTCCTGTTACAGTATTTTTAAGAGCTATTGGTATCACAACTAATGAAGAAATTTTAAAATTATTCTATGAAATAGATAAAATATCTTTGGCTAAACTTTCTGATGAAGAGAAAAAAGCAGCACTTATAGGAAGACGTTCATATTCAACAGTATTTGATAAAGAAAACCCAGAAGAAATCATCTTAAACCCAGGCGAGCTTATTAACCAAAACTTGGCAGAAAGACTTTTAATGAGCGGTATAGATGAAATTGAAGTATTAAATATGGAAGCAATAAAAGACAATGTTACTATAATTAATACTCTAGATAAAGACACTACAAAAAATCAGAAAGAAGCTTGTACAAAGATTTATAATGTAATAAGACCGGGCGAACCTGCTTTAATAGAGAACGTTGTAAAAACTTGTAATGATTTAGTATTTGACCCTAAACTTTATGCTTTAGGTGATGTTGGACGTTACAAAATAAACAAGAGATTAAACTTCCCAGAAAGTGAGCAGGATAAGGTTTTAAGACATAAAGATATAATAGAGACAATTCGCTTTTTAATAAAAGTTTTCATAAATGAAGAGCAATTAGATGATATAGACCATTTAGGCAACAGACGTATAAGAAGCGTTGGTGAATTATTGGCTATGCAGATAAAAACAGGCTTTACAAGAATGGAGAGAGCAGCTAAAGAGAGAATGCAAATGCAAGACATGGAAGCTGTAACTCCTCAATCACTTGTAAGCATAAAAGTAATACAAGCAGTAATTAAAGAGTTTTATGGTACAAGCCAATTATCTCAGTTCATGGACCAAAACAATCCATTATCAGAGATTACACACAAAAGAAGATTAAACGCTTTAGGTCCTGGAGGTCTTACAAGAGATAGGGCTGGTTTTGAGGTTCGTGACGTACACCATACTCACTACGGTAAAATATGTCCTATTGAAACTCCTGAAGGTCCAAACATTGGTCTTATAGTTTCACTTGCTACTTATGCTAAAATAAATAAACATGGATTCTTAGAGACTCCATATAGAAAAGTTGTTAATGGTAAAGTAACTGATGAGATAGAATACTTAACAGCTCATGATGAAGAGCGTTATCATATTGCTGATGCTAATGCTCCTTTAAATGAAGATGGAACATTCAAAGAAAATCTTATTTCTACAAGATACAGAAGTGAATTCCCATATTCTACACCAGATCAAGTACAGTATATGGACGTTTCACCTCAGCAGATTGTTTCACTTTCAAGCTCACTTATTCCATTCTTAGAGCATGACGACGCTAACAGAGCTTTGATGGGTTCAAACATGCAACGTCAAAGTGTACCTCTTTTATTCCCAGAATCACCTATAGTTGGTACTGGAGTAGAAGCAAAAATCTGTCAGCCTGGCACAGGAATAGCAGTTCATGCAAAAAGAGCTGGTAAGGTTATAAAAGTAGTTCATGATGAAATAGTTATTAAACCTACTAAACAAAATAGTGATGATGATTATGATGTTTATGAACTTATAAAATATCAAAGAACTAACCAAGATACTAATTATCATCAAAGACCTGTAGTTAATGTTGGGGACACTGTTAAAGCTGGCGGGCTTTTAGCTGACGGTCCTGCTACAGACCATGGTGAATTGGCACTTGGAAGAAACGTTTTAGCAGCATTCATGATTTTTGAAGGTTACAACTTCGAGGACGCTATTCTTTTAAGCAAAAGATTAGTACAAGAAGATGTATTTACTTCAATTCACATAGAAGAGTTTTCAGTTGAAGCTCGTGAGACAAAATTAGATAAAGAAAATATTACTAGAGATATACCAAATGTACCAGATTCTGCATTCAAAAATCTTGATGAGAGAGGTATTGTAAGAATAGGTGCTAAAGTAAAAGCTGGAGATATATTAGTTGGTAAAGTAACTCCTAAAGGTGAAACAGAAGTTACTCCAGAATATAGACTTCTTCATTCAATATTTGGTGAGAAGTCAAGAGATGTAAAAGATACTTCTTTAAGAGTTCCTCATGGTAAAGACGGTACTGTTATAGATGTAAGAGTTTACAGCAGAGAAAATGGCGATGAATTAAAGCCTGGTGTTGAGGAAGTAGTAAAAGTATTCTTAGCTAAGAAGCGTATAATACAAGAAGGCGACAAAATGGCTGGTCGTCACGGTAACAAAGGGGTTGTTGCTAGAATAATGCCTATAGAAGATATGCCTTATTTAGAGGACGGTACTCCTGTAGATATTTGTTTGAACCCTCTTGGTGTACCTTCTCGTATGAACATTGGTCAGGTAATTGAGATGTTACTCGGTTGGACTGGTCATAAGATGGGCTTAAAATATGCTTGTCCTGTATTTGAAGGTCCTAAAGAAGATGAGTTAAAAGAGGCTATGATATCAGCTGGTCTTAACCCTACTGGTAAAGTAAAACTCTTTGACGGCAGAACAGGAGAGCCTTTCAAAAATGATGTAGCAGTAGGATACATGTATATGCTTAAACTTAACCACTTGGTTGAAGATAAGGTTCACGCTAGAAGTACTGGTCCTTACTCACTTGTTACTCAGCAGCCTTTGGGCGGTAAATCACAATTCGGTGGTCAGCGTTTAGGAGAGATGGAAGTGTGGGCATTAGAGGCTTATGGAGCTGCAAATATGCTTCAAGAGTTCTTAACTGTCAAATCTGACGATATGACAGGTCGTGCTAGAATATATGAATCTATTGTTAAAGGTGATGTTATATCTTCTCCAGGTATACCTGAAAGCTTTAACGTATTGGTTCAAGAGCTTAGAGGCTTAGGTCTTAATATCACTATTCACGATGAAGAGGGCAATCAGCTTCCTTCTACTGAAAAAGAATTAAAGAAAAAAACTAAAAAACAAACTAAGATTTTTAAATAA
- the rplL gene encoding 50S ribosomal protein L7/L12 — protein MALSKEEILQAIEEMKVIELHELVEAIKEKFNVTAAMPVAAVAAAPAAGGAAAAADEEKSDFDVILTGFDAAQKIALIKEVRAVSGLGLKEAKDAVEKGGETIKSGVSKDEAAAIKKQLEAAGGKVEIK, from the coding sequence ATGGCTTTAAGTAAAGAAGAAATATTACAAGCAATAGAAGAAATGAAAGTTATCGAGCTTCATGAGTTAGTAGAAGCTATAAAAGAAAAATTTAACGTAACAGCAGCTATGCCAGTAGCAGCAGTAGCAGCAGCTCCAGCAGCAGGTGGCGCAGCAGCAGCAGCTGATGAAGAAAAAAGCGATTTCGATGTTATTCTTACAGGTTTTGATGCAGCTCAAAAAATTGCTCTTATTAAAGAAGTTAGAGCAGTTAGCGGTTTAGGCTTAAAAGAAGCTAAAGACGCTGTAGAAAAAGGCGGCGAAACAATTAAATCTGGCGTTTCTAAAGATGAAGCAGCAGCTATCAAAAAACAATTAGAAGCAGCTGGTGGTAAAGTTGAAATTAAATAA